In the genome of Meiothermus sp. Pnk-1, the window ACCTATATCGCCGCCCTCGCCTTAGCCCTTTCCCTGTGGCTAAGGGTGGGCTCGCTCGAGGTGCTGTTCTTGATCCTGATCGTGCTCTCCCTCGAGCTTTTGAACACTGCCCTAGAAGCGGTGGTGGATCTGACCTCTCCCACCTACCATCCCCTGGCCAAAGCCGCCAAGGACACCGCGGCGGCGGCGGTGCTGATCTCGAGCCTGCTCTCGGCCCTCAT includes:
- a CDS encoding diacylglycerol kinase: MGSFSPRPGADPNPIKGLRASFGYAFRGLRYAWKSQRNFRVETYIAALALALSLWLRVGSLEVLFLILIVLSLELLNTALEAVVDLTSPTYHPLAKAAKDTAAAAVLISSLLSALIGLLLLGPPLLAKLGL